In one Cystobacter fuscus DSM 2262 genomic region, the following are encoded:
- a CDS encoding Vgb family protein has translation MQAVSSSIMTEHPLSNPAAGPYGIVGGPDGALWFTEIHSGRIGRLRVDGELASFPLPTPDAGPSLIVAGPDGALWFTEYKANRIGRITTEGAVTEYALPTPNAGPFGLTVGPDGALWFTESTANRLGRITLDGTVTEFPLPSPDVFPSTLTTGPDGALWFTENKANRIGRMTTEGHVTEYALPTANAGPVGITVGPDGALWFVEILVDRIGRMTTEGHVTEFPLPRAGARPHAIVTGSDGALWFTQWGSNHIGRMTTQGAVTEYAIPTPQAEPHGITSGPDGALWFAEEAGKIGRLAPG, from the coding sequence ATGCAGGCAGTGTCGAGCAGCATCATGACCGAGCATCCCCTGTCCAACCCGGCCGCGGGCCCGTACGGCATCGTGGGCGGTCCGGATGGAGCACTCTGGTTCACGGAGATCCACTCGGGCCGCATTGGCCGCCTCCGCGTCGACGGCGAGCTGGCCTCCTTCCCACTCCCGACACCCGACGCCGGGCCCTCCCTCATCGTGGCCGGGCCCGACGGCGCGCTCTGGTTCACCGAGTACAAGGCGAACCGCATCGGGCGCATCACGACGGAGGGCGCTGTCACCGAGTACGCGCTGCCCACCCCGAACGCGGGACCCTTCGGCCTCACGGTGGGACCCGACGGCGCGCTCTGGTTCACCGAGTCGACGGCGAACCGGCTCGGCCGCATCACCCTGGACGGGACGGTCACCGAGTTCCCACTCCCCTCACCCGACGTGTTCCCCTCCACCCTCACCACGGGACCGGATGGCGCGCTCTGGTTCACGGAGAACAAGGCGAACCGGATCGGCCGGATGACCACGGAGGGACACGTCACCGAGTACGCACTGCCCACCGCCAACGCCGGACCCGTGGGCATCACGGTGGGGCCGGATGGCGCGCTCTGGTTCGTCGAGATCCTCGTGGACCGGATCGGCCGGATGACGACGGAGGGACACGTCACCGAGTTCCCCCTCCCGCGAGCGGGCGCGCGTCCGCACGCCATCGTCACCGGGTCCGACGGCGCCCTGTGGTTCACGCAGTGGGGCAGCAACCACATCGGCCGGATGACCACGCAGGGAGCCGTCACCGAGTACGCCATCCCCACCCCTCAGGCGGAACCCCACGGCATCACGTCAGGCCCGGACGGCGCCCTGTGGTTCGCGGAGGAAGCGGGCAAGATCGGGCGTCTCGCTCCGGGGTGA
- a CDS encoding FAD-dependent oxidoreductase, whose protein sequence is MARVNKVLIVGGGIGGLSLASGLRNRGLEVELVEVKKEWTVYGVGIIQQCNVVRAMAQLGLVDHFLGAGFAFENVGLYSAEGALLRMLPGVRAAGPEYPANLGISRLALHKVLSSTAAERGTSIRLGVTVEHLEQDADGVDVTFTDGTRGRYDLVVGADGLFSKVRTLVLGKELKPRFTGQAVFRHNFPRSPEIDHLATFYGKKNNAGLCPLSNDLMYLFVTSAEPGNPWMPEDRLADLMRERLKEFGGIVGRLREQITDPKQVVYKPMEVIFVSEPWYRGRVVLIGDAVHATTPHLGQGAGMAVEDAVVLSELLAEDAPVEALLSRFMRRRYERCKFIVENSLQIGDWEMQGASHADRTGVVKKMMEVTAQPI, encoded by the coding sequence ATGGCCCGAGTGAACAAGGTATTGATTGTCGGTGGTGGGATTGGTGGTTTGTCGTTGGCCTCGGGTCTGCGCAACCGTGGCCTCGAGGTCGAGCTCGTCGAGGTCAAGAAGGAGTGGACCGTCTACGGGGTGGGCATCATCCAGCAATGCAACGTCGTCCGGGCCATGGCCCAGCTGGGTCTGGTCGACCACTTCCTCGGCGCGGGGTTCGCGTTCGAGAATGTCGGGCTCTACTCGGCGGAGGGTGCGCTGCTGCGGATGCTGCCCGGAGTGCGCGCGGCGGGGCCGGAGTATCCGGCCAACCTGGGCATCTCCCGGCTGGCGCTCCACAAGGTGCTCAGCTCCACGGCCGCGGAGCGGGGCACCTCCATCCGCCTGGGCGTCACCGTCGAGCACCTCGAGCAGGACGCCGACGGCGTGGACGTCACCTTCACCGACGGCACACGAGGCCGGTACGACCTCGTCGTGGGCGCCGACGGGCTCTTCTCCAAGGTGCGCACCCTGGTCCTTGGAAAGGAGTTGAAGCCGCGCTTCACGGGGCAGGCGGTCTTCCGTCACAACTTCCCGCGCTCGCCCGAGATCGACCACCTGGCGACCTTCTATGGGAAGAAGAACAACGCCGGGCTCTGCCCGCTCTCCAATGACCTGATGTACCTGTTCGTGACGTCCGCGGAGCCTGGCAACCCGTGGATGCCGGAGGACCGGCTCGCGGACCTCATGAGGGAGCGTCTGAAGGAGTTCGGTGGCATTGTCGGCCGGCTGCGGGAGCAGATCACCGACCCGAAGCAGGTGGTCTACAAGCCCATGGAGGTCATCTTCGTCTCCGAGCCGTGGTACCGGGGGCGGGTGGTGCTCATCGGGGATGCGGTCCACGCGACGACGCCACACCTCGGGCAGGGGGCGGGCATGGCCGTGGAGGACGCGGTGGTGCTCTCGGAGTTGCTCGCGGAGGACGCACCGGTGGAGGCGCTCCTGTCGCGCTTCATGCGGCGGCGCTACGAGCGCTGCAAATTCATCGTGGAGAACTCGCTCCAGATCGGCGACTGGGAGATGCAGGGCGCGTCCCACGCCGACCGGACCGGGGTCGTGAAGAAGATGATGGAGGTCACGGCCCAGCCCATCTGA
- a CDS encoding vWA domain-containing protein, with protein MNRTHLLLALTTLLALGALAVGPPPPPSLQPPPVRAPSGGVLPPVTAREGVLTLEGKLSGAYVRTGPGEAHALFTVRANTPPTHRRLPVNLALVIDRSGSMRGQKLADARRAARMLVERLEPGDRLALVHYGSDVRVYPSEEVTPRSRERMISFVGSIEDEGATNLSGGLEAGAEALRPHVKDYRVSRIILLSDGEPTEGIVDEAHLGRMAADYQREGIAVSGLGVGEQFNERLMRGLAEQGGGFYGYLQNSERLAEILGRELEQATGTLARGVRLRLELPEGVTSAEALGVAAMPEAGALSIPLYDMSGGQEVRVVVKLTLALEAPSPARPLVSARLDYNDLVADKPVRMGLELGAAVTGDEELVRTHMDPDVGLAVTRANGASQMQAAAEAMKQGDRTRALDMLGNVRRLFGASSSALAGEMREVEQSEAAYRDAQDETSVRREALKLHRKSLQSFGQNNSY; from the coding sequence ATGAACCGAACCCACCTGCTGCTGGCCCTCACCACGCTGCTCGCCCTCGGGGCGCTGGCCGTCGGACCGCCGCCGCCCCCGTCCCTCCAGCCCCCTCCGGTGCGAGCGCCGTCCGGCGGGGTGCTGCCCCCCGTCACGGCCCGCGAGGGCGTGCTCACCCTGGAGGGCAAGCTGTCCGGCGCCTATGTGCGCACCGGGCCGGGCGAGGCCCATGCCCTGTTCACGGTGCGCGCGAACACGCCCCCCACGCATCGGCGCCTGCCCGTGAACCTGGCGCTCGTCATCGACCGCTCGGGCTCCATGAGGGGCCAGAAGCTCGCGGACGCGCGGCGCGCGGCACGCATGCTCGTGGAGCGGCTGGAGCCCGGAGATCGGCTGGCGCTCGTGCACTACGGCTCGGACGTGCGTGTGTATCCCAGTGAGGAGGTGACGCCCCGGTCGCGCGAGCGGATGATCTCCTTCGTGGGCTCCATCGAGGATGAGGGCGCCACGAACCTCAGCGGGGGCCTGGAGGCGGGCGCCGAGGCCCTGCGGCCCCACGTGAAGGACTACCGCGTGAGCCGCATCATCCTCTTGAGCGATGGCGAGCCCACCGAGGGCATCGTGGACGAGGCCCACCTCGGGCGCATGGCGGCCGACTACCAGCGCGAGGGCATCGCGGTGAGCGGACTGGGCGTGGGCGAGCAGTTCAACGAGCGGCTGATGCGGGGCCTGGCCGAGCAGGGCGGCGGCTTCTACGGCTACCTCCAGAACTCGGAGCGGCTGGCGGAGATCCTCGGGCGCGAGCTGGAGCAGGCCACGGGGACGCTCGCGCGCGGGGTGCGGCTGCGGCTGGAGCTGCCCGAGGGCGTGACGTCCGCCGAGGCGCTGGGCGTGGCGGCGATGCCCGAGGCCGGCGCGCTGTCCATCCCCCTGTACGACATGTCCGGAGGCCAGGAGGTGCGCGTGGTGGTGAAGCTGACACTGGCCCTGGAGGCGCCCTCCCCCGCGCGCCCCCTGGTGAGCGCGCGGTTGGACTACAATGACCTGGTGGCGGACAAGCCCGTGCGGATGGGGCTCGAGCTGGGGGCCGCGGTGACCGGGGACGAGGAGCTCGTGCGCACACACATGGACCCGGACGTCGGGCTGGCGGTGACGCGGGCGAACGGGGCGAGCCAGATGCAGGCGGCCGCCGAGGCGATGAAGCAGGGCGACCGCACGCGCGCGCTGGACATGCTCGGCAACGTGCGCCGGCTCTTCGGCGCCTCGTCCTCGGCGCTCGCCGGGGAGATGCGGGAGGTGGAGCAGAGCGAGGCCGCCTACCGCGACGCCCAGGATGAAACTTCCGTGCGACGTGAGGCGTTGAAGCTCCATCGCAAGTCGCTCCAGTCCTTCGGACAGAACAACTCCTACTAG
- a CDS encoding Rieske (2Fe-2S) protein yields the protein MERRVFLCRLDELPDGQSRGFDPLRSGQDSVLVVRQGRDLHAWRDDCPHQPGTAMAWRKDAYLNRDGSRIVCHAHGARFDIATGVCTLGPCLGQALTRVSVLLDSDDRVHVVLQTPQA from the coding sequence ATGGAACGCAGGGTCTTCCTGTGCCGGCTCGACGAGCTGCCCGACGGGCAGTCGCGCGGCTTCGATCCGCTGCGATCCGGCCAGGACTCCGTGCTGGTGGTGCGCCAGGGCCGCGACCTGCACGCCTGGCGCGATGACTGTCCGCACCAGCCCGGTACGGCCATGGCCTGGCGCAAGGATGCCTATCTCAACCGTGACGGCAGCCGCATCGTCTGCCACGCCCACGGCGCGCGGTTCGACATCGCCACCGGCGTCTGCACGCTGGGGCCTTGCTTGGGTCAGGCGCTGACCCGCGTATCCGTGCTGCTGGATTCCGACGACCGTGTCCATGTCGTGCTCCAGACGCCACAAGCCTGA
- a CDS encoding PAS domain S-box protein, protein MSLKPQPTLSISAPLAARPRLTLERPGEVVFQLDTQGRLTHLTPVWTELTGFSLDECLGQPSRQYVHPADRSLYDDQGCPRLGELHEVRKRELRYLTREGGFRWGEVLVRPVLEAGCVVGLSGTLHDITERRRAQEALTRRERYLSALVEIQQRLLGTSASEDLFTRLMAPLGEASGASRVYTFETHRNPDGELLISQRAEWCEPSVKKELDNPSLQNVPFEKAIPRWYELMSRGQAISGLVKDFPAEEQALLNPQGIRSLLALPLWVHGTLAGFIGFDNCEEEREWDRLEVDLLLAATGAISLALEHRHAERALREREQRFRAMAENSSDVLYRYQLAGTRSFAFVSGVVTRNLGFTPEEHYRDSLLWHRRAHPEDVELLEQLLSEPRRMADAPVVVRFLKPDGSTVWLQHAVTPVLDGAGMCVAVEGIARDVTQHRHFEEALKHSEASFRILLEGVPEPAAIQRDGHIIFANMALVTSLGFERPEEVLGRCLREFIKDDPPLAPDALVTGERRLLRRDGQVRVAEFASLPLLFDGKPAVVSIARDVTEQRQLQSRLNLADRMASMGTLAAGIAHEINNPLAFVISNLGFLSDELRRMPSFVPGGVASRPEVSEWRGVLSEAREGAERVRQIVRQLKSFSRPDEERVEAVDLHAVLDSAVMLAANEIKHRARLRREYGPIPRVMGNEGRLCQVFLNLVVNAAQAIAEGAVDKNEIVLHTRLDQDGRVLVEVRDTGSGIPREVLGRIFDPFFTTKPVGVGTGLGLSICHGIITGLGGDILVESEPARGTTMRVVLPAAADGTPQQTQSMAPPVAPVTQRGRVLIVDDEPAVGRALKRILRDHDVELATSGRQALDLLQRDTGFHVILCDVMMPDLGGRELYEAMQHAGAGVEQRFVFVSGGAFTPGARDFLSRVPNPTLEKPFDESAVKRVVRELVLKAMPSSH, encoded by the coding sequence ATGTCCTTGAAGCCCCAGCCGACCCTCTCCATCTCCGCGCCCCTCGCGGCGCGCCCCCGGCTGACGCTCGAACGGCCGGGGGAAGTGGTGTTCCAGCTCGACACCCAGGGGCGGCTCACGCACCTCACCCCGGTGTGGACGGAGCTCACGGGCTTCTCGCTGGACGAATGCCTCGGGCAGCCCAGCCGGCAGTACGTGCACCCGGCTGATCGCTCGCTCTACGACGATCAGGGCTGTCCGCGGCTGGGCGAGCTGCACGAGGTGCGCAAGCGCGAGCTGCGCTACCTCACCCGCGAGGGCGGCTTCCGCTGGGGCGAGGTGCTCGTACGGCCCGTGCTCGAAGCGGGCTGCGTGGTGGGCCTGAGCGGCACGCTGCACGACATCACCGAGCGGCGCCGGGCCCAGGAGGCGCTGACACGGCGCGAGCGCTACCTCAGCGCGCTCGTGGAAATCCAACAGCGGCTGCTGGGCACGTCCGCCTCGGAGGATCTCTTCACCCGGCTGATGGCCCCGCTGGGCGAGGCCTCGGGTGCCAGCCGCGTCTACACCTTCGAGACGCACCGCAACCCCGACGGCGAGCTGCTCATCAGCCAGCGCGCCGAGTGGTGTGAGCCCAGCGTGAAGAAGGAGCTGGACAACCCGTCCCTGCAGAACGTGCCCTTCGAGAAGGCCATCCCCCGCTGGTACGAGCTGATGTCGCGCGGCCAGGCCATCAGCGGACTGGTGAAGGACTTCCCCGCCGAGGAGCAGGCGCTGCTCAACCCCCAGGGCATCCGCTCGCTCCTGGCGCTGCCCTTGTGGGTGCACGGCACGCTCGCGGGCTTCATCGGCTTCGACAACTGCGAGGAGGAGCGCGAGTGGGACCGGCTGGAGGTGGACCTGCTCTTGGCGGCCACCGGCGCCATCTCGCTCGCCCTGGAGCACCGCCACGCCGAGCGCGCCCTGCGCGAGCGCGAGCAGCGCTTCCGCGCCATGGCGGAGAACTCCTCGGACGTGCTCTACCGCTACCAGCTCGCCGGCACGCGCAGCTTCGCCTTCGTGAGCGGCGTGGTGACACGCAACCTGGGCTTCACCCCCGAGGAGCACTACCGCGACAGCCTCTTGTGGCACCGCCGCGCGCACCCCGAGGACGTGGAGCTGCTCGAGCAACTGCTGTCCGAGCCCCGGCGCATGGCGGACGCCCCCGTGGTGGTGCGCTTCCTCAAGCCGGATGGCAGCACCGTGTGGCTGCAGCACGCGGTGACGCCCGTGCTGGACGGCGCGGGCATGTGCGTGGCGGTGGAGGGCATCGCGCGCGACGTCACCCAGCACCGCCACTTCGAGGAGGCCCTCAAGCACTCCGAGGCGAGCTTCCGCATCCTCCTGGAAGGCGTGCCGGAGCCGGCCGCCATCCAGCGCGACGGGCACATCATCTTCGCCAACATGGCGCTCGTCACCTCGCTGGGCTTCGAGCGCCCCGAGGAGGTGCTCGGCCGGTGTCTGCGCGAGTTCATCAAGGACGACCCCCCTCTGGCCCCGGACGCGCTGGTGACCGGGGAGCGGCGGCTCTTGCGGCGTGACGGCCAGGTGCGCGTGGCGGAGTTCGCCTCGCTGCCGCTGCTCTTCGATGGCAAGCCGGCCGTGGTGTCCATCGCACGGGACGTCACCGAGCAGCGCCAGTTGCAGTCGCGCCTCAACCTCGCCGACCGCATGGCCTCCATGGGCACGCTCGCCGCGGGCATCGCCCACGAAATCAACAACCCGCTCGCCTTCGTCATCTCCAACCTGGGCTTCCTGTCGGACGAGCTGCGCCGCATGCCCTCCTTCGTGCCCGGGGGCGTGGCGTCACGCCCCGAGGTGAGCGAGTGGAGAGGCGTGCTGAGCGAGGCGCGCGAGGGCGCCGAGCGCGTGCGGCAGATCGTCCGCCAGCTCAAGTCCTTCTCCCGGCCCGACGAGGAGCGGGTGGAGGCGGTGGATCTACACGCCGTGCTGGACTCGGCGGTGATGCTGGCGGCCAACGAAATCAAGCACCGCGCGCGGCTGCGGCGCGAGTACGGGCCCATCCCCCGCGTCATGGGCAACGAGGGCCGCCTGTGCCAGGTGTTCCTCAACCTGGTGGTGAACGCGGCGCAGGCCATCGCCGAGGGCGCGGTGGACAAGAACGAGATCGTCCTGCACACGCGCCTGGACCAGGATGGCCGCGTGCTCGTCGAGGTGCGGGACACCGGCAGCGGCATCCCCCGCGAGGTGCTCGGACGCATCTTCGATCCCTTCTTCACGACGAAGCCGGTGGGCGTGGGCACGGGGCTGGGGCTGTCCATCTGCCATGGCATCATCACGGGCCTGGGCGGCGACATCCTCGTGGAGAGCGAGCCCGCACGCGGCACCACCATGCGCGTGGTGTTGCCCGCGGCCGCGGACGGCACGCCCCAGCAGACCCAGTCGATGGCGCCGCCCGTGGCGCCCGTGACCCAGCGTGGCCGGGTGCTCATCGTGGACGACGAGCCCGCGGTGGGCCGCGCCCTCAAGCGCATCCTGCGCGATCACGACGTGGAGCTGGCCACCAGCGGACGCCAGGCCCTGGATCTGCTCCAGCGGGACACGGGCTTCCACGTCATCCTGTGCGACGTGATGATGCCGGACCTCGGGGGCAGGGAGCTCTACGAGGCCATGCAGCACGCGGGCGCGGGAGTCGAGCAGCGGTTCGTCTTCGTCTCCGGCGGCGCCTTCACCCCCGGGGCGCGCGACTTCCTGTCGCGGGTGCCCAACCCCACCCTGGAAAAGCCCTTCGACGAATCCGCCGTCAAGCGCGTGGTGCGCGAGCTGGTGCTCAAGGCCATGCCCTCGAGCCACTGA
- a CDS encoding VOC family protein gives MNIIGPDALVFGVDDVAACSQYLLDYGLRGVDVNEQGGRFEALDGTSIVIKHHADPTLPPSLDTASQLRETVYGVADSATLDAIAAELGRDREVRRDAHGRLHTVDDLGFALAFQVTVRRPLSLAGETVNAPGAAAQRPVNAMGVDPSREVRPRTLSHVVYFVPDAAKAEAFYVKRLGFICTDRFTGVGPFLRPAGTADHHTLFMIQTPPRMKGIEHFTFHLGGPTEVMLAGTRFVEKGYQSFWGPGRHRFGSNWFWYFNSPLGCHVEYDADMDQHDERWTAREVPMSADASQLFLFQHRARWAPVGPPPAGAPGKH, from the coding sequence ATGAACATCATCGGACCCGATGCCCTCGTCTTTGGGGTGGATGACGTGGCCGCCTGTAGCCAATACCTGCTCGACTACGGCCTGCGCGGCGTGGATGTGAACGAGCAGGGTGGCCGCTTCGAGGCGCTCGATGGCACGTCCATCGTCATCAAGCACCACGCGGACCCCACGCTGCCGCCCTCCCTGGACACCGCCAGCCAACTGCGCGAGACCGTCTACGGCGTGGCCGATAGCGCCACCCTGGACGCGATCGCCGCCGAGCTCGGGCGGGACCGCGAGGTGCGCCGCGATGCCCATGGCCGCCTGCACACGGTGGACGACCTGGGCTTCGCGTTGGCCTTCCAGGTGACGGTGCGGCGGCCGCTGTCGTTGGCGGGCGAAACCGTCAATGCTCCCGGTGCCGCCGCGCAGCGCCCGGTGAACGCGATGGGGGTGGATCCGTCCCGGGAGGTGCGGCCGCGGACCTTGTCGCACGTGGTGTATTTCGTGCCCGACGCCGCCAAGGCCGAGGCCTTCTACGTCAAGCGCCTCGGCTTCATCTGCACGGATCGCTTCACCGGCGTGGGCCCGTTCCTGCGCCCGGCCGGCACGGCCGACCACCACACGCTGTTCATGATCCAGACCCCACCGCGGATGAAGGGCATCGAGCACTTCACCTTCCACCTCGGCGGTCCGACCGAGGTGATGCTGGCCGGCACCCGCTTCGTCGAGAAGGGCTACCAGTCGTTCTGGGGCCCGGGCCGGCACCGCTTCGGCTCCAACTGGTTCTGGTACTTCAACAGCCCGCTCGGCTGCCATGTGGAGTACGACGCCGACATGGACCAGCACGACGAGCGCTGGACGGCGCGTGAAGTGCCGATGAGCGCGGACGCCTCGCAGTTGTTCCTGTTCCAGCACCGGGCCAGATGGGCACCTGTCGGCCCTCCGCCGGCGGGTGCACCCGGCAAACACTGA
- a CDS encoding MFS transporter has protein sequence MHGSEKTELEASDGLPTPRRYWAIAAIVLAITMAVLDGAIANVALPAIARDLNASPAASIWIVNAYQLAIVVSLLPFSSLGDIVGYRRVFQAGLLVFTLASLACSLSGSLVGLTLARVLQGFGAAALMSVNGALIRFTYPNRLLGRAIGINALVVAVSSAMGPTLASAILSVSGWPWLFAINLPTGLVALLIAYRSLPHTRRSGLPFDLTSALLNALTFGLLLIGLETLTTGALPAALLLAGGLAAGSVMVRRQLSRTAPLVPVDLLRIPVFAFSVVASLCSFSAQMLAFVSLPFYFQNVLGRGQVETGLLMTPWPVAVAIMAPIAGRLADRFSAALLCGVGSVVMAAGLTLLALLPEHVASGAIVCGMTLCGVGFGFFQSPNNRAMLSSAPKARSGGAGGMQATARLLGQTCGATLVALCFRAFESRGPTMALGLGACVAAVSAVVSTFRHHRQVDVQVVR, from the coding sequence ATGCATGGCAGCGAGAAGACTGAATTGGAGGCCTCCGACGGTCTTCCCACACCGCGCCGGTATTGGGCGATCGCCGCCATCGTGCTCGCGATCACGATGGCCGTCCTGGATGGTGCGATCGCCAACGTGGCGCTGCCCGCCATCGCGAGGGATCTGAACGCCTCGCCCGCCGCGTCGATCTGGATCGTCAACGCGTACCAGCTCGCCATCGTCGTCTCGCTGCTCCCGTTCTCCTCGCTGGGAGACATCGTGGGCTACCGCCGGGTCTTCCAGGCCGGCCTCCTGGTGTTCACGTTGGCCTCGCTGGCCTGCTCGCTGTCGGGCTCCCTGGTGGGCTTGACGCTCGCACGAGTCCTCCAGGGCTTCGGCGCGGCCGCGCTCATGAGTGTCAATGGCGCCCTCATCCGCTTCACCTACCCGAATCGGCTGCTGGGCCGGGCCATTGGCATCAACGCCCTGGTGGTCGCGGTCTCCTCCGCGATGGGACCGACGCTCGCCTCGGCCATCCTGTCGGTCTCGGGGTGGCCCTGGCTCTTCGCCATCAACCTGCCGACGGGCCTCGTCGCGCTGCTCATCGCGTACCGGAGCCTGCCGCACACCCGGCGTTCGGGTCTCCCCTTCGATCTGACGAGTGCGCTGCTCAATGCCCTGACGTTCGGGCTGCTGCTCATTGGCCTCGAGACCCTGACGACCGGCGCGCTACCCGCCGCCCTCCTGCTCGCCGGAGGTCTCGCCGCGGGGAGCGTGATGGTGCGGCGGCAGCTCTCGCGGACCGCGCCCCTCGTGCCGGTGGACCTGTTGCGCATCCCCGTCTTCGCCTTCTCCGTGGTGGCTTCCCTCTGCTCCTTCTCGGCGCAGATGCTCGCCTTCGTCTCCCTGCCCTTCTACTTCCAGAACGTCCTGGGACGCGGTCAGGTGGAGACCGGGCTGTTGATGACGCCCTGGCCGGTCGCGGTGGCCATCATGGCGCCCATCGCGGGGCGGTTGGCGGATCGCTTCTCGGCGGCCCTGCTGTGCGGCGTGGGGTCGGTGGTGATGGCGGCGGGATTGACGCTGCTCGCGCTCCTGCCCGAGCATGTGGCGAGCGGGGCCATCGTCTGCGGCATGACCCTCTGTGGCGTGGGCTTCGGGTTCTTCCAGTCGCCGAACAACCGCGCGATGCTCTCCTCGGCTCCGAAGGCGCGCAGTGGCGGCGCGGGCGGCATGCAGGCGACGGCCCGTCTCTTGGGACAGACGTGTGGAGCCACCCTGGTCGCCCTGTGCTTCAGGGCGTTCGAGAGCCGTGGGCCCACCATGGCCCTGGGGCTCGGTGCGTGTGTCGCGGCCGTGTCGGCCGTGGTCAGCACCTTCCGGCACCATCGGCAGGTCGACGTCCAGGTGGTACGGTAG
- a CDS encoding FAD-dependent oxidoreductase, whose translation MARVNKVLIVGGGIGGLSLASGLRNRGIEVDLVEVKDEWTVYGVGIIQQCNVIRAMAQLGLVDRFLDAGFAYEGMGLYTSAGELLQMLPGARAAGPEYPANLGISRLALHKVLSSTAEEKGTRIRLGLTVEHLEQDANGVDVLFTDGTRGRYDLVVGADGLYSKVRTLLFGNELKPRYTGQSVFRHNFPRPPEIDHLVVFYGKNHNAGLCPLSKDLMYMFVTSAEPGNPRMPEDRLAELMRERLAEFGGILGRLRERITDPKQVVYKPMEVIFVPAPWYRGRVVLIGDAAHATTPHLSQGAGMAVEDAVVLSELLAEDAPVEVLLSRFMRRRYERCKFIVESSIQVGDGEMRGASQADRSAIVKKMMEVTAQPL comes from the coding sequence ATGGCTCGTGTGAACAAGGTATTGATTGTCGGTGGTGGGATTGGTGGTTTGTCGTTGGCCTCGGGCCTGCGCAACCGCGGCATCGAGGTCGACCTCGTCGAGGTCAAGGACGAGTGGACCGTCTACGGGGTGGGCATCATCCAGCAATGCAACGTCATCCGGGCCATGGCCCAGCTGGGCCTGGTGGACCGCTTCCTCGACGCGGGATTCGCGTACGAGGGGATGGGCCTCTACACGTCGGCGGGCGAGCTGCTGCAGATGCTGCCCGGGGCGCGCGCGGCGGGGCCGGAGTACCCGGCCAACCTGGGCATCTCCCGGCTGGCTCTGCACAAAGTGCTCAGCTCCACGGCGGAGGAGAAGGGCACCCGCATCCGCCTGGGTCTCACCGTCGAGCACCTCGAGCAGGACGCCAACGGCGTGGACGTCCTGTTCACCGACGGCACGCGGGGCCGGTACGATCTCGTCGTGGGCGCCGACGGGCTCTACTCCAAGGTCCGGACCCTGCTCTTCGGCAACGAGCTGAAGCCGCGCTACACGGGGCAGTCGGTCTTCCGTCACAACTTCCCGCGCCCACCCGAGATCGACCACCTGGTGGTCTTCTACGGGAAGAACCACAACGCCGGACTCTGCCCGCTCTCCAAGGACCTGATGTACATGTTCGTGACGTCCGCGGAGCCCGGCAATCCGAGAATGCCGGAGGACCGGCTCGCGGAGCTCATGAGGGAGCGCCTGGCGGAGTTCGGAGGCATCCTCGGCCGCTTGCGAGAGCGGATCACCGACCCGAAGCAGGTGGTCTACAAGCCCATGGAGGTCATCTTCGTCCCCGCGCCGTGGTACCGGGGGCGGGTGGTGCTCATCGGGGATGCGGCCCATGCGACGACGCCGCACCTCTCGCAAGGGGCGGGCATGGCCGTGGAGGACGCGGTGGTGCTCTCGGAGCTGCTCGCGGAGGACGCGCCGGTGGAGGTGCTCCTGTCGCGCTTCATGCGGCGGCGCTACGAGCGCTGCAAGTTCATCGTCGAGAGTTCGATCCAGGTGGGCGATGGGGAGATGCGGGGCGCATCGCAGGCCGATCGGTCCGCGATCGTGAAGAAGATGATGGAAGTCACGGCCCAACCCCTCTGA